Proteins encoded together in one Streptomyces sp. NBC_01216 window:
- a CDS encoding putative bifunctional diguanylate cyclase/phosphodiesterase has product MRRGGARDAEATGGRGGTDGSEAPGPRRSGPGPWIPGPRTPGAQDPGPGRTDTGTGAIVAQILLGLVCAGYATGAALGWGSEELALFMGDFGLSAAALAACVSCLLHARVRGNRFRPAWLLFSFSSGMAAAGNAVWGWYEVVLRREVPSPSLADVFFLLFAPPAIVGLLVLAKKPVTRAGWVCLALDAWLIGGSLLTLSWSLALAHTAHFQDESVTRAALSLAYPLLDIVLVSMVLALHFRRSQVNRSATNTAIAALALTVLCDALFTSPLLRENYTSGQLLDAGWFAGSLLLAYAPWGACRGPDPGPPAARGQRSPSRPVAGSLAALTPYLAAAVCMLGILYNVVEGRSVDRVVVMTSCTVVLALVVRQGIMLLDNIALTHELAQKENHFRSLVQGSSDVIMIAAPTGILRYVSPAASGVYGREAGELIGEELASLIHPDDLGGVVHEVRRFLAASPAEEPTTRIECRFRSGRGDWLNVESTVNRHQGGLIFNSRDVTERVRLQAQLQHNAEHDSLTDLPNRALFTRRVRGALAGRRSSDPGTAVLFIDLDGFKGVNDRLGHQAGDELLVQAARRLQDSVRAGDTAARLGGDEFAALILGDGTRDQAAREAQVREIADRLRLTLSQPYRLDHGNEVRVAASIGVAFAEPGIGAGDLLRNADLAMYRAKAGGKDRVELYAPQMQADVVRRTERATRLRAALHEGEFALLHQPVVDLSTGRVTAIAAQARWRSAQGILFTPAEFLRVTDPVDSGEGELTAELGRRLLEEAVEQAAERAGLGYLTPVSIRLSARGLLDRSLPLDSVESLLTRHGLPSGSLMIEIVDNDPRTSFDELEQRLVALRRLGVRIGLDGFGSGYAAIHALRRLPVDVLRLDKGLVEGVVESARLRKITSGLLRIARDLGLQSVADGVDVPEQVAALRAMGCTHGQGLAFSGPLDEYRLRRALLRGAYPLPGATPLPVLSGGAAGLPGSRAAAGFHPPFRSNNETPVPPA; this is encoded by the coding sequence ATGCGGAGGGGCGGCGCCCGCGACGCCGAGGCCACGGGCGGGCGCGGCGGTACCGACGGCTCGGAGGCGCCCGGCCCCCGGCGGAGCGGTCCAGGGCCATGGATCCCCGGCCCCCGCACTCCCGGCGCCCAGGACCCGGGGCCGGGCCGCACCGACACCGGGACCGGCGCGATCGTGGCCCAGATCCTCCTCGGACTGGTCTGCGCGGGCTACGCCACCGGCGCCGCCCTCGGTTGGGGCTCCGAGGAACTCGCCCTTTTCATGGGGGACTTCGGCCTGAGCGCCGCCGCCCTCGCCGCCTGCGTCTCCTGCTTGCTCCACGCCCGCGTCCGCGGGAACCGGTTCCGCCCCGCCTGGCTGCTCTTCTCCTTCTCCTCCGGCATGGCCGCCGCCGGTAACGCCGTCTGGGGCTGGTACGAGGTCGTGCTCCGCAGGGAGGTGCCCAGTCCCTCCCTCGCCGACGTCTTCTTCCTTCTCTTCGCCCCGCCCGCCATCGTGGGCCTGCTCGTGCTCGCCAAGAAACCCGTCACCCGGGCCGGCTGGGTCTGCCTCGCCCTGGACGCCTGGCTCATCGGCGGCTCCCTGCTGACGCTCTCCTGGAGCCTCGCTCTCGCGCACACCGCGCACTTCCAGGACGAGAGCGTGACCCGCGCCGCGCTCTCCCTCGCCTACCCCCTCCTGGACATCGTGCTCGTCAGCATGGTCCTCGCCCTGCACTTCCGTCGCTCCCAGGTGAACCGCTCGGCGACCAACACCGCCATCGCCGCGCTCGCGCTGACCGTGCTCTGCGACGCCCTGTTCACCTCGCCCCTGCTGCGCGAGAACTACACCTCGGGCCAGCTGCTCGACGCCGGTTGGTTCGCCGGCTCGCTGCTCCTCGCCTACGCCCCGTGGGGCGCCTGCCGCGGCCCCGACCCCGGCCCGCCCGCGGCGCGTGGCCAGCGGTCGCCCAGCCGCCCGGTCGCCGGCTCGCTCGCCGCCCTCACCCCGTACCTCGCCGCCGCCGTCTGCATGCTCGGCATCCTGTACAACGTCGTCGAGGGGCGAAGCGTGGACCGCGTGGTCGTCATGACCAGTTGCACGGTCGTGCTCGCGCTGGTCGTGCGCCAGGGCATCATGCTCCTCGACAACATCGCCCTCACCCACGAACTGGCCCAGAAGGAGAACCACTTCCGGTCGCTGGTGCAGGGCTCCAGCGACGTCATCATGATCGCCGCGCCCACCGGCATACTCCGCTATGTCAGCCCCGCCGCGTCCGGGGTCTACGGAAGGGAGGCCGGGGAGCTCATCGGCGAGGAACTCGCCTCCCTCATCCATCCCGACGACCTCGGCGGCGTGGTGCACGAGGTCCGCCGCTTCCTGGCCGCATCCCCCGCGGAGGAACCCACCACCCGGATCGAGTGCCGCTTCCGCTCCGGTCGCGGGGACTGGCTCAACGTCGAGTCCACCGTCAACCGCCACCAGGGCGGGCTGATCTTCAACAGCCGGGACGTCACCGAACGGGTCCGACTCCAGGCGCAGCTCCAGCACAACGCCGAGCACGACTCGCTCACCGACCTGCCCAACCGTGCCCTGTTCACCCGGCGGGTCCGGGGCGCGCTCGCGGGCCGGCGCTCCTCCGACCCCGGAACCGCCGTGCTCTTCATCGACCTCGACGGTTTCAAGGGTGTCAACGACCGGCTCGGCCATCAGGCCGGCGACGAACTGCTCGTCCAGGCCGCCCGCCGGCTCCAGGACTCCGTGCGGGCCGGGGATACCGCCGCCCGCCTCGGCGGCGACGAGTTCGCCGCCCTCATCCTCGGTGACGGCACCCGGGACCAGGCCGCCCGCGAGGCCCAGGTCCGGGAGATCGCCGACCGGCTGCGCCTCACGCTCTCGCAGCCGTACCGCCTCGACCACGGGAACGAGGTGCGGGTCGCCGCCTCCATCGGCGTCGCCTTCGCCGAGCCCGGCATCGGAGCCGGCGACCTGCTGCGCAACGCCGACCTCGCGATGTACCGGGCCAAGGCCGGCGGCAAGGACCGCGTCGAGCTCTACGCCCCGCAGATGCAGGCCGACGTCGTGCGCAGGACGGAACGGGCGACCCGGCTGCGCGCCGCCCTGCACGAGGGCGAGTTCGCGCTGCTCCACCAGCCCGTGGTGGACCTCTCCACCGGCCGTGTCACCGCCATCGCCGCCCAGGCCCGCTGGCGCTCGGCGCAAGGCATCCTGTTCACCCCCGCCGAGTTCCTCCGGGTCACCGACCCGGTCGACTCCGGTGAGGGCGAGCTCACCGCCGAGCTGGGCCGCCGACTCCTGGAGGAGGCCGTCGAGCAGGCCGCCGAACGGGCCGGCCTCGGCTATCTCACCCCGGTCTCCATCCGCCTCTCCGCCCGCGGTCTGCTGGACCGCTCCCTGCCGCTCGACTCCGTCGAGTCCCTGCTCACCCGACACGGGCTGCCCTCCGGCTCCCTGATGATCGAGATCGTCGACAACGACCCCCGGACCTCCTTCGACGAGCTGGAACAGCGGCTGGTGGCCCTGCGGAGACTCGGCGTCCGGATCGGCCTGGACGGCTTCGGCAGCGGCTACGCCGCCATCCACGCGCTGCGCCGTCTGCCCGTGGACGTGCTGCGGCTCGACAAGGGGCTGGTCGAGGGCGTGGTCGAGTCCGCCCGGCTGCGCAAGATCACCAGTGGGCTGCTGCGGATCGCCCGGGACCTCGGGCTCCAGTCCGTCGCCGACGGCGTCGACGTACCGGAGCAGGTGGCCGCCCTGCGGGCCATGGGGTGCACCCACGGTCAGGGCTTGGCCTTCTCGGGCCCGCTGGACGAGTACCGGCTGCGCCGGGCGCTGCTCCGGGGCGCGTACCCCCTACCGGGCGCGACACCGTTGCCCGTGCTCAGCGGGGGTGCGGCCGGCCTGCCGGGTAGTCGCGCTGCGGCCGGTTTCCATCCTCCGTTCCGCTCAAATAATGAGACGCCCGTCCCACCCGCTTGA
- a CDS encoding 2-hydroxyacid dehydrogenase encodes MTLDDTTSDVWLPIPADEIDGLPEPGPSGLDYRFWDGGPDFPADPARCAFYVVPYMKGSEIACRPLAGMTAVRAVQTLSAGIDHVTPGVGSLRSGVELCNAKGVHEASTAELALALVLASLRGIPGFVRGQDAEEWRAGFYPALADKSVLIVGYGSIGAAIEDRLVPFECARVARVARSARATERGPVRPLSDLPVLLPEADVVVLSTPLTPETRHLADAAFLARMKDGALLVNVARGPVVDTAALLKETETGRVTAALDVTDPEPLPPGHPLWHAPGVLLSPHVGGSTSAFMPRAKRLLVAQLGRFAAGEPLANVVLTT; translated from the coding sequence ATGACACTTGACGACACCACCTCTGACGTGTGGCTTCCGATCCCGGCGGACGAGATCGACGGCCTGCCCGAGCCGGGCCCCTCGGGGCTCGACTACCGGTTCTGGGACGGCGGGCCGGACTTCCCCGCGGACCCGGCGCGTTGCGCCTTCTACGTCGTCCCGTACATGAAGGGCTCCGAGATCGCCTGCCGGCCGCTCGCCGGGATGACCGCCGTTCGGGCCGTGCAGACCCTGTCCGCCGGCATCGACCACGTGACCCCCGGCGTCGGGTCCCTGCGCTCCGGCGTCGAACTGTGCAACGCCAAGGGCGTCCACGAGGCCAGCACCGCCGAACTCGCCCTCGCCCTCGTCCTCGCCTCGCTGCGTGGCATCCCCGGATTCGTCCGCGGCCAGGACGCCGAGGAGTGGCGGGCCGGCTTCTACCCCGCCCTCGCCGACAAGTCCGTGCTGATCGTGGGGTACGGCTCGATCGGCGCCGCCATCGAGGACCGGCTCGTTCCCTTCGAGTGTGCGCGGGTGGCGCGCGTCGCGCGCTCCGCCCGTGCCACGGAGCGCGGCCCGGTGCGCCCCCTGTCCGATCTCCCCGTCCTGCTGCCCGAGGCGGACGTGGTGGTGCTCTCCACACCGCTCACGCCCGAGACCCGGCATCTCGCCGACGCGGCCTTCCTGGCCCGGATGAAGGACGGCGCCCTGCTGGTCAACGTGGCCCGGGGTCCGGTCGTGGACACGGCCGCCCTGCTCAAGGAGACGGAGACCGGCCGCGTCACGGCGGCGCTCGACGTCACCGATCCGGAACCGCTGCCGCCCGGTCACCCCCTGTGGCACGCTCCCGGTGTACTGCTGAGCCCCCATGTCGGCGGTTCCACTTCGGCGTTCATGCCGCGGGCGAAGCGTCTCCTCGTCGCGCAGTTGGGGCGCTTCGCGGCAGGGGAACCACTGGCCAACGTGGTCCTCACCACCTGA
- a CDS encoding aldo/keto reductase, with translation MERRTIGAAALDVGAVGLGCMPMNWAYSASQRRGDRSLRTVHAALDAGVSLLDTADMYGPFTNELLVGRALKERRAEAFVSTKCGLLVGDQHVVANGRPAYVRRACDASLRRLQTDVIDLYQLHRADPEVPVEETWGAMAELVSAGKVRALGLCAVGARASRRGGADRYEGTIRRLERIQQVFPVSAVEAELSVWSPEALRRLLPWCEARGVGFLAAMPLGNGFLTGTLTPGGGFEPDDPRARHPRFTAEMMAANQPVVAGLRRVAGRHGGDVTPAQVALAWTLRQGTHVVPIPGTKRETWAVENAGAAGLRLTAGDLAEIASLPAPRGSWD, from the coding sequence GTGGAGCGCAGGACTATCGGGGCGGCGGCGCTCGACGTGGGGGCGGTCGGTCTGGGCTGCATGCCGATGAACTGGGCCTACAGCGCCTCGCAGCGGCGGGGTGACCGCTCACTTCGGACGGTGCACGCGGCGCTGGACGCCGGGGTGAGCCTGCTGGACACCGCGGACATGTACGGGCCGTTCACCAACGAACTCCTGGTGGGGCGGGCGCTGAAGGAGCGCCGGGCCGAGGCGTTCGTGTCCACGAAGTGCGGGCTTCTCGTCGGGGACCAGCACGTGGTCGCCAACGGCCGCCCCGCGTATGTCCGGCGGGCCTGCGACGCCTCGCTGCGGCGGCTCCAGACGGACGTGATCGACCTCTACCAGTTGCACCGGGCGGATCCGGAGGTGCCGGTCGAGGAGACCTGGGGCGCGATGGCCGAGCTGGTCTCGGCGGGCAAGGTGCGGGCGCTCGGACTGTGCGCGGTGGGCGCGCGGGCTTCCCGGCGGGGCGGGGCCGACCGCTACGAGGGAACAATCCGCCGGCTGGAACGGATCCAGCAGGTCTTCCCGGTGAGCGCGGTGGAGGCGGAGCTGTCGGTCTGGTCGCCGGAGGCGCTGCGGCGCCTGCTGCCGTGGTGCGAGGCGCGCGGCGTGGGGTTCCTGGCCGCGATGCCGCTGGGCAACGGCTTCCTGACCGGGACGCTGACGCCCGGCGGTGGCTTCGAGCCGGACGACCCGCGGGCCCGGCACCCGCGGTTCACGGCCGAGATGATGGCCGCCAACCAGCCGGTGGTGGCCGGGCTGCGGCGGGTGGCGGGCCGGCACGGCGGGGACGTCACCCCGGCGCAGGTGGCACTGGCCTGGACGCTGCGGCAGGGGACGCACGTGGTGCCGATCCCGGGAACGAAGCGGGAGACCTGGGCGGTGGAGAACGCGGGTGCGGCGGGTCTGCGCCTGACGGCAGGGGACCTGGCGGAGATCGCGTCCCTGCCCGCGCCGCGCGGCTCCTGGGACTGA
- a CDS encoding PQQ-dependent sugar dehydrogenase, translated as MRRAGAGAVAAAVTWVLVAGCSPQGTSGPGTGSEPGAAPPSASAGSSVPSGAPERGRVSVAGTLTTGLASPWGLAELPDGDLLVSSRDEGTITRVDAGTGARTTAGEVPGVVPGGEGGLLGLAVRDGWVYAYLTAVSDNRVVRMRYGDRLGPPEVVLPGIPKGSVHNGGRIAFGPDGMLYAGTGETGRTGLAQDRDSLGGKILRMTPEGRPAPGNPFPGSVVYSYGHRNVQGLAWDEDGRLWASEFGQNTWDELNLIEPGKNYGWPVAEGRAGVSGLVDPVAQWRTRDASPSGIAYAGGSIWMAGLRGERLWRIPLSGAEQSGAPQAFLQGEYGRLRTVLAAGDGRLWLTTSETDTRGTPAADDDRILRLEVE; from the coding sequence ATGCGTCGAGCCGGAGCGGGGGCCGTGGCGGCCGCCGTCACGTGGGTACTCGTGGCGGGATGCTCCCCGCAGGGGACCTCGGGTCCGGGAACGGGGAGTGAGCCCGGGGCGGCCCCGCCGTCTGCCTCCGCGGGTTCGTCCGTTCCGTCCGGGGCTCCCGAGCGGGGCCGGGTGAGCGTGGCGGGCACCCTCACCACCGGTCTCGCCTCGCCCTGGGGTCTGGCCGAGCTGCCCGACGGGGATCTGCTGGTGTCCTCACGCGACGAGGGCACGATCACCCGGGTCGACGCCGGGACCGGGGCCAGGACGACGGCCGGAGAGGTCCCCGGGGTGGTTCCGGGGGGCGAGGGAGGACTGCTCGGCCTGGCAGTGCGGGACGGCTGGGTGTACGCCTACCTCACCGCAGTGTCGGACAACCGTGTCGTGCGCATGCGGTACGGGGACCGGCTGGGGCCTCCCGAGGTGGTCCTTCCGGGGATTCCCAAGGGGTCCGTCCACAACGGCGGCCGGATCGCCTTCGGGCCGGACGGCATGCTGTACGCGGGGACGGGCGAGACCGGGCGGACGGGCCTGGCGCAGGACCGGGACTCGCTGGGCGGGAAGATCCTGCGGATGACGCCGGAAGGGCGTCCGGCACCGGGCAACCCCTTCCCCGGCTCGGTCGTCTACTCGTACGGCCACCGCAACGTCCAGGGCCTGGCCTGGGACGAGGACGGCCGGCTGTGGGCGTCCGAATTCGGCCAGAACACCTGGGACGAGCTCAATCTGATCGAGCCGGGGAAGAACTACGGATGGCCCGTGGCGGAGGGCCGGGCGGGCGTGTCCGGCCTGGTCGACCCGGTGGCCCAGTGGAGGACGCGGGATGCCTCGCCGAGCGGCATCGCCTACGCCGGGGGCTCGATCTGGATGGCCGGACTGCGCGGCGAACGGCTCTGGCGGATCCCGCTGTCCGGAGCGGAACAGTCCGGGGCACCCCAGGCGTTCCTCCAGGGAGAGTACGGCCGCCTCCGCACGGTGCTCGCCGCGGGCGACGGCCGCCTCTGGCTGACGACCAGCGAGACCGACACCCGGGGCACACCCGCCGCGGACGACGACCGAATCCTCCGGCTGGAGGTCGAGTGA
- a CDS encoding DUF6191 domain-containing protein, with amino-acid sequence MFNLVEELFAPGRRHIDEERRRIALTREDLGDGDPSQGPIDLTSGRVTIRVPEPGETPPAAGRGPDEDGAPAWSATG; translated from the coding sequence ATGTTCAACCTGGTGGAGGAGCTCTTCGCCCCGGGGCGGAGGCACATCGACGAAGAGCGGCGCAGGATCGCGCTGACCAGGGAGGACCTGGGTGACGGCGACCCCTCTCAGGGGCCGATAGACCTCACCTCGGGCCGGGTGACGATACGCGTCCCGGAGCCGGGCGAAACGCCGCCGGCGGCCGGTCGGGGGCCGGATGAGGACGGCGCCCCGGCCTGGTCCGCGACCGGGTAA
- a CDS encoding flavin reductase family protein — protein MGGVMGHAGMAATAVRYLRSAGAPTAVELPPPALRAVREDERMPLDPAEFRRVLGHFASGVTVVTALDDDGPAGFACQSFASLSLDPPLVAFMVARTSTTWPRIARAGHFCVNILGADQEGVCRAFAVSGADKFAGVDWTPSPSTGSPRLPGAPAWIDCVLTTVHTGGDHLVVVGRVESLGAVETGDPLLFHQGRFGRFAGRERVGRGE, from the coding sequence ATGGGTGGCGTGATGGGACACGCGGGGATGGCGGCCACCGCCGTCCGGTACCTCAGGTCGGCCGGTGCGCCCACGGCCGTGGAACTGCCTCCGCCCGCGCTCCGGGCGGTACGGGAGGACGAGCGGATGCCGCTCGATCCCGCCGAGTTCCGGCGCGTGCTCGGCCACTTCGCGAGCGGTGTCACCGTCGTGACAGCCCTCGACGACGACGGGCCGGCCGGATTCGCCTGCCAGTCGTTCGCCTCGCTCTCCCTCGATCCGCCACTGGTCGCCTTCATGGTCGCCCGCACGTCGACGACCTGGCCCCGGATCGCCCGTGCGGGACACTTCTGCGTCAACATCCTGGGGGCCGACCAGGAGGGGGTCTGCCGGGCGTTCGCGGTGAGCGGCGCCGACAAGTTCGCCGGGGTGGACTGGACGCCGTCCCCGTCGACGGGGTCCCCGCGGCTGCCCGGTGCCCCCGCCTGGATCGACTGCGTCCTCACCACCGTCCACACCGGCGGCGACCATCTGGTCGTGGTCGGCAGGGTGGAGTCCCTGGGTGCCGTGGAGACGGGCGACCCGCTGCTCTTCCACCAGGGGCGCTTCGGACGGTTCGCCGGACGGGAGCGCGTCGGGCGTGGCGAGTGA
- a CDS encoding acyltransferase family protein has protein sequence MTTHEQATGALTSPGAPTHLPERGGPASGPAAPAVPKPGRDRYLDMLRSIALVRVVAYHVFGWGWLSIVFPSMGVMFALAGLLMARSLDRPARQVITSRIRRLLPPLWAFSAVTLALLFFNGWNPLKDPDNDGAWGLARLFTYLVPVGAPPYPSGDDWAMQAAGPLWYLRAYLWFVLASPLLLWAFRRVPWATLLAPLALTAVVGTGLVTIPGETGEAVKDFAVYGACWVLGFAHHDGLLKRIPRYAAVSWAFLAMAFGLWWASGHLGSEGWDLNEIPLAQAMWSFGFVVILLQYAPSWQELPGGLAKWDKLVTLSNNRAVTIYLWHNLLVGVAELIVNQGYRLPFLDSDRGNAALDASYMLWSFVVTWPLIALAVLAFGWIEDIAARRRPRLWPDGPANRAARRARRA, from the coding sequence ATGACGACGCACGAGCAGGCAACGGGGGCGCTGACGTCGCCGGGCGCACCGACCCACCTCCCGGAGCGGGGCGGCCCTGCTTCCGGGCCCGCCGCCCCGGCCGTCCCGAAGCCGGGCCGGGACCGCTACCTGGACATGCTGCGTTCGATCGCCCTGGTCCGCGTGGTGGCCTACCACGTCTTCGGCTGGGGCTGGCTGTCGATCGTCTTCCCGTCCATGGGAGTGATGTTCGCGCTCGCGGGCCTGCTGATGGCACGCTCGCTGGACCGTCCGGCGCGCCAGGTGATCACGAGCCGGATACGCCGTCTCCTGCCGCCGTTGTGGGCGTTCAGCGCGGTGACGCTGGCGCTGCTCTTCTTCAACGGCTGGAATCCGCTCAAGGACCCGGACAACGACGGCGCCTGGGGCCTGGCCCGACTGTTCACGTATCTGGTGCCGGTCGGCGCTCCCCCCTACCCGTCCGGCGACGACTGGGCGATGCAGGCCGCGGGGCCCCTGTGGTACCTGCGCGCCTACCTGTGGTTCGTGCTGGCGTCCCCCCTGCTGCTGTGGGCCTTCCGCCGCGTCCCGTGGGCGACGCTGCTCGCTCCGCTGGCGCTGACGGCGGTCGTCGGGACGGGACTCGTCACGATCCCCGGCGAGACCGGTGAGGCGGTCAAGGACTTCGCGGTCTACGGCGCCTGCTGGGTCCTGGGCTTCGCGCACCACGACGGACTGCTGAAGCGGATTCCGCGCTACGCCGCGGTGTCCTGGGCCTTCCTGGCGATGGCGTTCGGTCTGTGGTGGGCGTCGGGCCACCTGGGCTCCGAGGGCTGGGACCTCAACGAGATCCCGCTGGCGCAGGCCATGTGGTCGTTCGGATTCGTGGTGATCCTGCTCCAGTACGCCCCCTCCTGGCAGGAACTCCCGGGCGGACTGGCGAAGTGGGACAAGCTCGTCACGCTGTCCAACAACCGCGCGGTCACGATCTACCTCTGGCACAACCTGCTGGTCGGAGTGGCGGAGCTGATCGTCAACCAGGGGTACCGGCTGCCGTTCCTGGACAGCGACCGGGGCAACGCGGCACTCGACGCCTCGTACATGCTGTGGAGCTTCGTCGTTACCTGGCCGTTGATCGCCCTGGCGGTCCTCGCGTTCGGCTGGATCGAGGACATCGCGGCACGCCGACGACCGAGGCTGTGGCCCGACGGGCCGGCGAACCGGGCCGCCCGCCGCGCCCGCCGGGCGTAG
- a CDS encoding bifunctional polysaccharide deacetylase/glycosyltransferase family 2 protein, with product MMMLRGYVHSEILADHRVRAEAATDQVPEEVLEGGPILDTRGDKVSSLRVPDHSLVLTFDDGPDPTWTPQVLDVLKKHRAHAVFFVTGTMASRHPELVRRMVAEGHEVGLHTFNHPDLSFQTKRRVDWELSQNQLAIVGAAGIRSSLFRPPYSSFADAMDNASWPVTEYVGTHGYLTVVNDTDSEDWRRPGVGRIIRNATPEDGKGAIVLMHDSGGDRSQTVRALDKFLPRMQEEGYRFQNLTEALDAPSANAPVTGLELWKGKAWVFMVQASDDLTDGLVVALAIIGVLVFTRFGLMLVLSGAHAHRVRRKNFRWGPVPVTEPVSVLVPAYNEAKCIENTVRSLMSSEHPIEVVVIDDGSTDGTARIVEELGLPNVRVVRQLNAGKPAALNRGVANARYDLIVMMDGDTVFEPSTVGELVQPFADARVGAVAGNAKVGNKDSMIGAWQHIEYVMGFNLDRRMYDVLRCMPTIPGAVGAFRRSALERVGGMSDDTLAEDTDITMALHRDGWRVVYAENARAWTEAPETVQQLWSQRYRWSYGTMQAIWKHRRALVEGGPSGRFGRVGLPLVSLFMVVAPLLAPLIDVFLLYGLVFGPTGKTVTAWLGVLAVQVVCAAYAFRLDREKMTHLISLPLQQILYRQLMYVVLLQSWITALTGGRLRWQKLRRTGVVGSAPGGVPQQQAAGKTAGDRRPVG from the coding sequence ATGATGATGCTGCGCGGCTACGTGCACAGCGAGATCCTCGCCGACCACCGCGTCCGTGCCGAGGCCGCAACGGACCAGGTGCCGGAGGAGGTCCTCGAGGGCGGTCCGATCCTCGACACCCGCGGGGACAAGGTGTCCAGCCTCCGGGTCCCCGACCACAGCCTCGTCCTCACCTTCGACGACGGCCCGGACCCCACGTGGACCCCCCAGGTGCTCGACGTGCTGAAGAAGCACCGGGCGCACGCCGTCTTCTTCGTCACCGGCACGATGGCGTCGCGCCACCCCGAACTCGTCCGCCGGATGGTGGCCGAGGGCCACGAGGTCGGGCTGCACACCTTCAACCACCCCGACCTGTCCTTCCAGACGAAGCGCCGCGTGGACTGGGAGCTGTCCCAGAACCAGCTGGCGATCGTCGGGGCGGCCGGTATCCGCTCGTCCCTGTTCCGGCCGCCCTACTCCTCGTTCGCCGACGCCATGGACAACGCGTCCTGGCCGGTGACCGAGTACGTCGGCACCCACGGCTACCTCACCGTCGTCAACGACACCGACAGCGAGGACTGGCGCCGACCCGGCGTCGGCCGGATCATCCGCAACGCCACCCCCGAGGACGGCAAGGGCGCGATCGTCCTCATGCACGACTCCGGTGGCGACCGCAGCCAGACCGTGCGCGCCCTGGACAAGTTCCTGCCGCGGATGCAGGAGGAGGGCTACCGCTTCCAGAACCTCACCGAGGCGCTCGACGCCCCCAGCGCGAACGCGCCGGTCACCGGTCTGGAGCTGTGGAAGGGCAAGGCGTGGGTCTTCATGGTCCAGGCATCTGACGACCTCACCGACGGGCTCGTCGTCGCGCTGGCGATCATCGGCGTGCTGGTGTTCACCCGCTTCGGCCTGATGCTCGTGCTGTCCGGCGCCCACGCGCACCGGGTGCGCCGCAAGAACTTCCGCTGGGGCCCGGTCCCGGTCACCGAGCCCGTCTCGGTGCTGGTGCCGGCGTACAACGAGGCCAAGTGCATCGAGAACACCGTGCGCTCCCTCATGAGCAGCGAACACCCCATCGAGGTCGTCGTCATCGACGACGGTTCCACCGACGGTACCGCCCGCATCGTGGAGGAGTTGGGGCTGCCGAACGTACGGGTCGTACGTCAGCTCAACGCGGGCAAGCCGGCCGCGCTCAACCGGGGCGTCGCGAACGCCCGGTACGACCTCATCGTGATGATGGACGGCGACACCGTCTTCGAGCCCTCCACCGTGGGTGAACTCGTGCAGCCCTTCGCGGACGCCCGGGTGGGCGCGGTCGCCGGAAACGCCAAGGTCGGCAACAAGGACTCGATGATCGGTGCCTGGCAGCACATCGAGTACGTGATGGGCTTCAACCTGGACCGCCGGATGTACGACGTCCTGCGCTGCATGCCGACGATCCCGGGCGCGGTCGGGGCCTTCCGGCGTTCGGCCCTGGAACGGGTCGGGGGCATGAGCGACGACACGCTCGCCGAGGACACCGACATCACCATGGCCCTGCACCGCGACGGCTGGCGCGTGGTGTACGCGGAGAACGCGCGTGCCTGGACCGAGGCACCGGAGACCGTCCAGCAGCTGTGGTCGCAGCGCTACCGCTGGTCCTACGGCACGATGCAGGCGATCTGGAAGCACCGCCGCGCCCTGGTGGAGGGCGGGCCGTCGGGCCGCTTCGGCCGCGTGGGCCTGCCGCTGGTCTCCCTGTTCATGGTCGTGGCCCCGCTGCTGGCGCCGCTGATCGACGTGTTCCTCCTGTACGGGCTGGTCTTCGGCCCCACCGGGAAGACGGTCACCGCATGGCTGGGCGTCCTCGCGGTCCAGGTGGTCTGCGCCGCCTACGCGTTCCGGCTGGACCGGGAGAAGATGACGCATCTCATCTCGCTGCCCCTGCAGCAGATCCTCTACCGGCAGTTGATGTACGTGGTCCTGCTCCAGTCCTGGATCACCGCGCTCACCGGCGGCCGGCTGCGCTGGCAGAAGCTGCGGCGCACCGGAGTGGTGGGGTCGGCGCCGGGTGGGGTGCCCCAGCAGCAGGCCGCCGGGAAGACCGCAGGCGATCGGAGGCCCGTCGGATGA